A segment of the Zingiber officinale cultivar Zhangliang chromosome 8B, Zo_v1.1, whole genome shotgun sequence genome:
TTGAGTTAGTGGTGGCAATGAGTGGCAGTAGTGGAGTAAAGTAGTTGAGTTAGTGGGATGAATTGTGGAGTTAGTGGGTTATGTAGTTAGCTTATAAATAGACTATATgttttatgatttaattataTTGAAGTGTGAgagattattatatatatatatatatatatatatatatatatatatatatatatatatattgagaaaaaaattctcagaatattattttttgatatatattAAGGTACTGTGACAGTGTTCTCTGCTACTTTTTGCATGCATCTTTTGCACACATGTAGCAACTCTCTAGCCGAACATCCGCCTTAATTAATTAGTTGATTTTCCTGCAGTCGAGCCTGATCTCGCCGTCGGTACCGGTGAGCGGACTTATGCTTCCCATGTTAACCATGGCGGTGGCGAAGTCGCTGCGGAACCTCGCCATGTTGGTCGAGTAGGTGGCGACGAGGGAGTCGGTGGAGCCTCCGCCGTAAAGCTGTTGGTCCGAATGCAGCAGCCCTTTCTTCCCGACCAGATTTCGGAAGTAGTAGTTGTCGAAGTAGTACGGGGTGGTGGAGTCGAGCGGGACGATGTTGTCATCGCCGCCGGAGCTCGGGCACTTGGACTGCGCCGACGACGCCAAGGTGGCGGCGATGTCACTCTCGTTGTATACCCTGTCCCGGAATGAGATGCATCTCGCCTGCCCTATGGTGTGTGCCCCTGTTCCGGAGATCCACGTACGCATGCGTTAATTCATCTATAATAAGCATGATCGAGCACGTAAAAAATTAAATAGAtcgattaattaaattgattaccTGAGAGGGCTACCATGTCACTGGAGCTGAGACCCTTGTTGGAGAAAGCTGAGACGAGATCACTGAGGTTTGATTTGGGGGATGGAAGATCGGTATTAGCAGCATCAAAGCTCGCCGTGGTTGCATCCCTTCTTCCTAGTTGAACAGCCCACGTAGGACCGCCAAGCTGCAATtaatatgaatatatatatatatatatatatatatatatatatatatgattcaaCAAAACTCGATCAAAACCACGTACGCATATGGGCTCGTAGCTAGCATgagttaattagtttaattttatcgCTTACGGCGACGACTGCATCGCGAGCAGCCACAGAAAGAATATCAGAGCAGGAGACGACTTGCTTGCAGGTGGCCTCGAGCTGCGACTTGATAGTGTCGACGACGTCGAAGCCTCGCAGGGAGTTGTTGTTGGGGACTGCAGTCTTCTCTCCGGTGAAGCTGCTCGTGTCATCCAACAGCACGGATCCATCACAACCCTGCGTTTTCAATAAATGTACGACGTCAGTAATTAAAAAGACGGTGCTAGCTAGCTAATTAATTAACTGACATTGACGAAGCAGTCATGGAAATGGAGTCGGAGCAGGGAGGCTCCGACGCGGTGCTCCTTCACGACGGCAGACATCACGGCGGATCGGATGGTGGGCAGGGCGGCCGGGCACGAGGTGTCATAGAAAGTCGACGACAGCTGGGCCGATCCGATGGAAACCAAGAAGAAGAATGCCACAATACGAGGAGAAGAAGCCgccattaattaattgataatGCTTGGAGCTCACAATTTAAGGACGTGTGTACTGCATTGGTACACTCAAATAACCAAGTATTTATAGGGTCGTTTAAGTTTTAACTAGTGGTCATCTACTCAGAGCTCAATCAAATTCACCTACCAAAGATTATATTCAGCATAGACAACAAACTGTGTTCTAATtgaattgaatatatatatatatatatatatatatatatatatatatatatatatatataaataaaacatcCAAGTATGATCCTAAAACTACAGAAACCTTATGCAGATATGCCTCtggaaaatttcaagaaaaaggacATCTTACCTCgttagattttgaaatattagcAGTTATTTATTGTCTAGAAGCCTTCAGATTATTCATTTGTAATAAGCAAGAAATTACCATTCGAACCGACTGCGAAGCTATAGTCAAGTATAGCCAACAAactaaaggattaagaaaaggattAAGTACTAAGAGATGGCTAAAATTCAcagataatattattaataaaggttTACGTATTCACTGGGAACATATAAAAGGAATTAACAATTCTTTAG
Coding sequences within it:
- the LOC122016259 gene encoding cationic peroxidase 1-like; protein product: MAASSPRIVAFFFLVSIGSAQLSSTFYDTSCPAALPTIRSAVMSAVVKEHRVGASLLRLHFHDCFVNGCDGSVLLDDTSSFTGEKTAVPNNNSLRGFDVVDTIKSQLEATCKQVVSCSDILSVAARDAVVALGGPTWAVQLGRRDATTASFDAANTDLPSPKSNLSDLVSAFSNKGLSSSDMVALSGAHTIGQARCISFRDRVYNESDIAATLASSAQSKCPSSGGDDNIVPLDSTTPYYFDNYYFRNLVGKKGLLHSDQQLYGGGSTDSLVATYSTNMARFRSDFATAMVNMGSISPLTGTDGEIRLDCRKIN